TTATCGCCGGAGCCACCCGGCCGGAGCAGGTCCGGCAAAACGCCGCCGCCGTGGCCTGGATCCCCACCGCCGCGGAACGTGACGAACTCAACGACCTCTTCCCGCGAACGCCGAAAGTCGCGCTTTTCTAGATGGCCTCGCTGTCGCCCGGGAAACCGCTGCGCGTGCCCGCACGGCGTTGCGGGTTACTCACGACGCCGGCTAGGCAGCGGCCACTGCGCACCTTATCTGATCGCCCAGCGACCTGAACGCCCAGCGACCTTAACGCGCAGCGGCGGCGGGCTTCAGGAACTCTGATGCCCGCCGCCGGGAGTGCCGCCGGCATGCGGGGTGTTAGGTCACTTCGACCGTCCGGCCGCTCCGGGCGTTAGGCCGGCTCGGACGCCACACCCGGCGCCAGGAACTTCCGGCCGGTGACACGCTCCGAGGCGCCGACCCGGTCCAGGTACGGGGTGATGCCGCCAAGGAACATCGGCCAGCCGGCACCGAGGATCATACAAAGGTCGATGTCCTCCGGACCGGCGACGACACCCTCGTCCAGCATCAGTCCGATTTCCTCGGCGAGGGCGTCCTGAGTGCGGCGCAGCACCTCCCCGGCGGTGGACGGCGAATCCCCAAAGGACATCAGGGCCTGGGTCTCGGCCGGAATGGTCGGCGTACCGGCCGTCACCGAGGCCGGGTCCCAGATGGACCGGACCCCGTGATCGATCAGGTTCTGCAGGTTCTGCGAGACGGTGAACCGGCCGGGGAACGCAGCGTGCAGGGACTCCTGGACGTGCTGCGCGACCGGCAGGCCCACCATGGCCCCGAGAACGAAAGGTGTCATCGGCAGGCCCATCGGGCGCAGCGCATTATCCGCCACCCCGGCGGGGGTACCCTCGTCGAAGGCGGCCGTCACTTCTCCCATCAGGCGCAGCAGGATGCGGTTGACCACAAAAGCGGGGGCGTCCTTGACAAGTACTGCGGACTTCTTCAGGCCCTTAGCCAGTTCGAACGCGGTAGCCAGTACGGCGTCGTCGGTCTTTGGGGCCCGGACAATCTCCAGCAAAGGCATCACTGCCACCGGGTTGAAGAAATGGAAGCCGATGAGCCGCTCCGGATGCTCCAGGTCCTCAGCCATGGCGGTGACGGACAGCGAGGAGGTGTTGGTCGCCAGGATGCACTCGGGCGAAATGATCGCCTCAAGTTCCTTGAAGACCTGTTTCTTGACGTTGAGTTCCTCGAAGACGGCCTCGATGACGAAGTCGGCGTCGGCGAAGGTTTCCTTCGAAACCGCGCCGCTGACCAGGGCCTTGGTCCGGTTGGCGGCATCCGCGCTGATCCGCTTTTTTGCCAGCAGCTTATCCACCTCCGCGTGCACGTAACCCACACCCTTGTCCACCCGGGCCTGGTCAATGTCCGTCATCACCACCGGCACCTTGAGCTGGCGGGCAAAGAGCAGCGCGAGCTGGCTGGCCATCAGGCCGGCCCCTACGACGCCGATTTTTGTGACCGGACGGGCGAGTTTGCGGTCCGGGGCGCCGGCGGGGCGCTTGGCTCGGCGCTGCACCAGATCCAGGAAGGCGTAGACAGTGGAACGGAACTCGTCGGTCTGCATAAGGTCCGCTAGGGTCCGGCACTCGAGCTCCGCCGACTCAGCCTGGGTCATGGTGCGGTTTGCTTCCAGCACGTCCAGCACCTTGGCCGGGGCCGGGGAGGCGTTCGACGTCTTGGTTTCGACAAAGGCGCGGCCCGCGGCGACGGCGCCGGCCCAGCGATCGGCCACCTCCGGCGCGGCGGGGTCGACGGCATTGGCGCGTTCGGGCGTGAGGGCACCCGCGATAACCCGCGCAGCCCAGGCGACTGACTGCTCGACAAAGTCGGCGGGCTCGAAGATGGCGTCCGCTACGCCGAGTTTGTAGGCCTGCGGTCCGGTCAGGGTGCGGTTGTTGCTCAGCGGGTTCTCGATCATCACCTTAACGGCGTTCTCCGGGCCGATCAGCCGCGGCAGGATGTAGACGCCGCCCCAACCCGGGATCAGGCCAATGAACGCCTCCGGCAGTGCCAGCGCACCGGCGCCGGTGGAGACGGTGCGGTAGGTGGACTGCAGGGCGATCTCCAGCCCGCCGCCGAGGGCCAGTCCGTTGATGAAGGCGAAGCTGGGAACCCCGAGGTTTGCCAGCGTGGCGTAGACATCGTGGCCGAGTTGGGCCATCCAGAGGCCCTGCTCGCGGCCGCTGACCGATTTGACCGTGGACAAGTCGGCGCCGGCGACCAGGAAGTACGGCTTGCCGGTGACGCCAACGCCGGCGATCTCGCCACGCGCGGCACGGTCCCGCAGCCCCTCCAGGGCGGTGCCGAGCTCGATCAGCGTGTTCGGGCCCAAGGTAGTGGGTTTGGAGTGGTCCAGGCCGTTGTCGAGCGTGAGCAGCGCGAAGGTGCCGGGGCTCTTGCCGTTGACAGCCGGCAGCGCGATGTCCTGGACGTAGGAGTGCGTTACCGTCTCGTTCGGGAACAGCTCGGCAAGCTTATGGAAATCGGCGGCGCTCATGCTGCGGCTCCAGTCGTGGTGGTGGTGTAGTCGGTGCCGTAATCGGCGTGGTGCGGGTTTTCCCAGATGACGGTGGCCCCCATGCCCAGGCCAATGCACATCGTGGTCATTCCGAAGCGAACGCCCGGGTCCTCGGCAAACTGGCGGGCCAGCTGGTTCATCAGCCGGACGCCGGACGAAGCGAGCGGGTGCCCGACGGCGATCGCACCGCCGTAGCGGTTGACGCGGGGATCGTCGTCGGCGATCCCGAAGTGGTCCAGGAAGCTGAGCACCTGGACGGCGAAGGCCTCGTTGATTTCGAACAGGCCGATGTCCTCGATGCCGAGTCCGGCGTTCTTCAGGGCCTTCTCGGTGGCCGGGACCGGGCCGATGCCCATAACTTCCGGCTCGACGCCGGCGAAGGCGTAGCTGACCAGGCGCATCTTCACCGGCAGGCCAAGTTCCTCGGCCGCCTCGGCGGAGGCCAGCAGTGCGGCGGTGGCGCCGTCGTTGAGGCCTGCTGCATTGCCTGCCGTGACCCGGCCGTGGGCGCGGAAGGGGGTTTTGAGCGTGGCGAGGTCCGCCACGGAGGTGCCCGGGCGCGGCGGCTCATCCACCGTGTTGACGGTCCAGCCCCGGCCCGGCTTTATGGTGGCCACGGGGACCAGGTCCGGCTGGATCTGGTCTTTCGCGTATGCTGCGGCAAGCTTGTCCTGGGAAGCGACGGCGTAGGCGTCGGTGCGTGCCTTGGTAATGGCGGGAAAGCGGTCGTGCAGGTTCTCTGCCGTGTTGCCCATGTTCAGGGCTGCCGGGTCCACAATCCGCTCGGACATAAAGCGCGGGTTGGGATCCGCACCGGCCCCCATCGGGTGGTTGCCCATGTGTTCCACGCCGCCGGCGATCACAACGTCGTAGGCACCGAAGCCGATACCGCTGGCGGTGGTGGTCACGGCCGTCATGGCGCCGGCGCACATCCGGTCAATCGCAAAGCCGGGTACGGTCCGCGGCAGTCCGGCCAGCAGGGCCGCGGTGCGGCCGATTGTCAGTCCCTGGTCACCGGTCTGTGTTGTCGCGGCGATGGCCACTTCGTCGATTCGTTCGGCCGGCAGGGACGGGTTGCGGCGCATCAGCTCGCGGATGCATTTCACTACGAGGTCATCGGCCCGTGTTCCGGCGTAGATGCCCTTCTCGCCGGCCCGGCCGAACGGGGTGCGGACGCCGTCGACGAAGACGACCTCACGGATGGTGCGCGGATTCGGGGTGCTCCGGGTGTGGCTCACGTGTTACTCCTCATCGAGACCTGGGTGCCGGACCCCTGCCCCGCGCGCAAACGCCGAGGACAGCAGGGAACCGGGCGACATCAGACAACATGTTACTTGTCAGTAACATAGCTGGCAAGGAGTAGGTGGCCGGGCCGCATGGAGGCGGGTTGGCAACGGGCCGGGAGGGCGGCTGCCGGGCTTAGCCTGCTTTGTCCGGGGCCGGCACGGTCTTGGCTTCCTTGACCGGCAGTGGCTGCGGGTTGCGGAAGGCTTCGGCGATGAGCGGGGTGACCAGTTCGATCTGCCACCGCCGGGTCCCGAGGTTCGCCAGTTCCTCGGCGATTCCCTCTTCGCTGAACTCCACGGGCGGACGCCAGGAGACACGGCGCAGGTAGTCCGGGGTCAACAGGTTTTCCAAAGGCATGTTCAGTTCTTCGGCC
This genomic window from Arthrobacter sp. EM1 contains:
- a CDS encoding acetyl-CoA C-acyltransferase → MSHTRSTPNPRTIREVVFVDGVRTPFGRAGEKGIYAGTRADDLVVKCIRELMRRNPSLPAERIDEVAIAATTQTGDQGLTIGRTAALLAGLPRTVPGFAIDRMCAGAMTAVTTTASGIGFGAYDVVIAGGVEHMGNHPMGAGADPNPRFMSERIVDPAALNMGNTAENLHDRFPAITKARTDAYAVASQDKLAAAYAKDQIQPDLVPVATIKPGRGWTVNTVDEPPRPGTSVADLATLKTPFRAHGRVTAGNAAGLNDGATAALLASAEAAEELGLPVKMRLVSYAFAGVEPEVMGIGPVPATEKALKNAGLGIEDIGLFEINEAFAVQVLSFLDHFGIADDDPRVNRYGGAIAVGHPLASSGVRLMNQLARQFAEDPGVRFGMTTMCIGLGMGATVIWENPHHADYGTDYTTTTTGAAA
- a CDS encoding 3-hydroxyacyl-CoA dehydrogenase NAD-binding domain-containing protein — its product is MSAADFHKLAELFPNETVTHSYVQDIALPAVNGKSPGTFALLTLDNGLDHSKPTTLGPNTLIELGTALEGLRDRAARGEIAGVGVTGKPYFLVAGADLSTVKSVSGREQGLWMAQLGHDVYATLANLGVPSFAFINGLALGGGLEIALQSTYRTVSTGAGALALPEAFIGLIPGWGGVYILPRLIGPENAVKVMIENPLSNNRTLTGPQAYKLGVADAIFEPADFVEQSVAWAARVIAGALTPERANAVDPAAPEVADRWAGAVAAGRAFVETKTSNASPAPAKVLDVLEANRTMTQAESAELECRTLADLMQTDEFRSTVYAFLDLVQRRAKRPAGAPDRKLARPVTKIGVVGAGLMASQLALLFARQLKVPVVMTDIDQARVDKGVGYVHAEVDKLLAKKRISADAANRTKALVSGAVSKETFADADFVIEAVFEELNVKKQVFKELEAIISPECILATNTSSLSVTAMAEDLEHPERLIGFHFFNPVAVMPLLEIVRAPKTDDAVLATAFELAKGLKKSAVLVKDAPAFVVNRILLRLMGEVTAAFDEGTPAGVADNALRPMGLPMTPFVLGAMVGLPVAQHVQESLHAAFPGRFTVSQNLQNLIDHGVRSIWDPASVTAGTPTIPAETQALMSFGDSPSTAGEVLRRTQDALAEEIGLMLDEGVVAGPEDIDLCMILGAGWPMFLGGITPYLDRVGASERVTGRKFLAPGVASEPA